In Chelonia mydas isolate rCheMyd1 chromosome 18, rCheMyd1.pri.v2, whole genome shotgun sequence, a single genomic region encodes these proteins:
- the CELA3B gene encoding chymotrypsin-like elastase family member 3B translates to MGQAHGCGTPVYSPHTRVVNGEDAVAYSWPWQISLQYERDGAFRHTCGGTLIAPTWVMTAAHCISTSLTYEVVLGEYDRSVAEGTEQHIPVNPEDIFVHPRWNSICVSCGNDIALIKLSRSAELSDKVQLGCLPPAGEVLPNNYPCYITGWGRLYTGGSLPDKLQQALLPVVDYEHCTQADWWGSIAIRESMVCAGGDIRSGCNGDSGGPLNCRASDGRWQVHGIASFVSSRGCNTLKKPTVFTRVSAFDDWIAELGTQTQLMSLQSKIRNS, encoded by the exons ATGGGGCAAG cccacGGGTGTGGGACACCCGTCTACTCCCCCCACACAAGGGTGGTGAATGGAGAGGATGCTGTGGCTTACAGCTGGCCCTGGCAG ATCTCCCTGCAGTACGAGCGGGACGGTGCTTTCCGCCACACCTGCGGGGGAACCCTCATCGCTCCCACATGGGTCATGACGGCTGCGCACTGCATCTC GACATCCCTCACCTACGAAGTAGTGCTGGGGGAGTATGACAGAAGCGTGGCAGAAGGCACTGAGCAGCACATCCCAGTGAATCCTGAGGACATCTTCGTCCACCCTCGCTGGAACTCCATCTGCGTGTCCTGCGG CAACGACATTGCCCTGATCAAGCTGTCCCGGAGTGCCGAGCTCAGCGACAAAGTGCAGCTGGGCTGCCTCCCGCCCGCAGGCGAGGTCCTGCCCAACAACTATCCCTGCTACATCACTGGCTGGGGGCGCCTCTACA CTGGCGGATCCCTCCCTGACAAGCTGCAGCAGGCTCTGCTCCCGGTGGTGGACTACGAGCACTGCACCCAGGCTGACTGGTGGGGCAGCATCGCCATCAGAGAGAGCATGGTCTGCGCTGGCGGGGACATCAGATCAGGCTGCAAC GGTGACTCTGGTGGCCCCCTTAACTGTCGGGCCTCTGATGGGAGATGGCAGGTGCATGGCATCGCCAGCTTTGTCTCTTCCCGTGGCTGCAACACCTTAAAGAAACCCACCGTCTTCACCCGCGTCTCTGCCTTTGATGACTGGATTGCAGAG CTGGGAACTCAGACGCAGCTCATGTCACTGCAGAGCAAAATAAGGAACAGCTGA